The following proteins come from a genomic window of Synechococcus sp. BIOS-E4-1:
- a CDS encoding protochlorophyllide reductase, translating to MPVPGTVLITGTTSGVGLNATRALVQQGWTVITANRSPQRAAAAADELGLPAQRLKHVLMDLGDLDSVRQAVEGLPDQIDALVCNAAVYKPKLKQPERSPQGYEISMATNHFGHFLLVQLLMGRLRASTHPSRRVVILGTVTANSKELGGKIPIPAPADLGDLSGFEAGFKQPVSMASGKRFKPGKAYKDSKLCNMITTQELHRRLHRETGISFTSLYPGCVADTPLFRNAPRLFRKIFPWFQKNITGGYVSQLLAGERVAQVVADPDFAESGVHWSWGNRQKKNGQQFSQDLSDKVTDSQTARRVWELSLGLVGLNEKS from the coding sequence ATGCCCGTTCCAGGCACTGTTCTGATCACCGGAACCACATCCGGGGTCGGCCTGAATGCCACACGAGCTCTCGTGCAACAGGGCTGGACTGTGATCACTGCTAACCGTTCTCCTCAGCGTGCCGCCGCCGCTGCCGATGAGCTGGGCCTGCCCGCACAGCGGTTGAAGCACGTGCTGATGGATCTTGGTGATCTGGACAGTGTCCGCCAGGCGGTGGAGGGACTGCCTGACCAGATCGATGCATTGGTCTGCAACGCTGCCGTCTACAAACCCAAGCTGAAACAACCAGAGCGCTCCCCTCAGGGTTACGAGATCTCGATGGCCACGAATCACTTCGGCCATTTCCTGCTGGTTCAGTTGCTGATGGGGCGTCTTAGGGCTTCCACACACCCCTCTCGCCGCGTGGTGATTCTTGGCACGGTCACTGCGAATTCCAAGGAGCTCGGAGGCAAGATTCCAATACCTGCTCCTGCTGATCTCGGTGATCTCTCCGGATTCGAGGCCGGTTTCAAGCAGCCTGTTTCGATGGCCAGCGGCAAGCGCTTCAAGCCCGGGAAGGCCTACAAGGACAGCAAGCTCTGCAACATGATCACCACGCAGGAACTGCACCGGCGCCTTCACCGCGAAACCGGCATCAGCTTCACCTCCCTCTACCCAGGGTGTGTTGCCGACACTCCTCTCTTCCGAAACGCTCCGAGGCTTTTCAGAAAAATCTTTCCTTGGTTTCAGAAGAACATCACCGGTGGTTATGTCTCCCAACTGCTGGCGGGTGAGCGTGTTGCCCAGGTGGTTGCTGATCCGGATTTTGCAGAATCCGGGGTGCATTGGAGCTGGGGCAACCGTCAGAAGAAAAACGGACAGCAGTTCAGTCAGGACTTGTCCGATAAGGTCACCGACTCCCAGACCGCCAGAAGGGTCTGGGAGCTGTCATTGGGGTTAGTGGGGCTGAACGAGAAAAGTTAA
- a CDS encoding CRR6 family NdhI maturation factor encodes MEALSPDSLVTIDAKAIRTLNLQALSVWMERPLQVLLDGGAVLELRYEWPREVDDPRELSECPEPRLWALRADARYPWLPLLLDRSGGSLAQHVAMLVPHDFSSSEGIRFDPQALELWITHRLMLLNQLGSSSEVSGGQRGNLSLMAASLGFELDGGFWELLDQSP; translated from the coding sequence ATGGAAGCCTTGAGTCCTGATTCCCTGGTGACCATCGACGCAAAAGCGATCAGGACACTGAACCTGCAGGCTCTTTCAGTCTGGATGGAACGCCCTCTTCAGGTCCTGCTCGATGGCGGTGCTGTTCTGGAACTGCGCTACGAATGGCCGCGAGAAGTCGATGACCCCAGAGAACTGAGCGAATGTCCGGAGCCTCGGCTTTGGGCCCTGCGTGCAGACGCTCGCTACCCCTGGCTCCCGTTGTTGCTGGATCGCAGCGGCGGAAGCCTGGCGCAGCATGTGGCGATGTTGGTTCCCCACGATTTCAGCTCCAGTGAAGGCATCCGCTTCGATCCTCAGGCTCTTGAGCTGTGGATCACCCATCGCCTGATGCTGCTGAACCAGCTGGGCAGCTCCTCGGAGGTGTCAGGAGGTCAGCGCGGCAACCTCAGCCTGATGGCCGCCAGTCTTGGCTTCGAGCTGGATGGTGGTTTCTGGGAGCTGCTCGATCAGTCACCATGA
- a CDS encoding ferredoxin:protochlorophyllide reductase (ATP-dependent) subunit B yields MQLTLWTYEGPPHVGAMRIAASMRGVHYVLHAPQGDTYADLLFTMIERRGQRPPVTYTTFQARDLGGDTAELVKRTVREAAERFRPDALLVGESCTAELIQDQPGALAQGMGLSMPVVTLELPAYSKKENWGAAETLYQLVRNLLKPQVPEQPQHDPKAWMAVGRRPRVNLIGPSLLGFRCRDDVLEIQRLLTVHGIDVGVVAPLGAQVSDIERIPQADLNVCLYPEIAESSCSWLQRNFGMPFTRTVPIGVSATHDFLVELHTLLGMDPPTAEEGYRSSRLPWYSESVDSTYLTGKRVFIFGDGSHALAAARICSEELGFKVVGLGTYSREMARSVRTAAKELGLEALISDDYLEVEAAMADAAPELVLGTQMERHSAKRLGIPCAVISTPMHVQDVPARNSPQMGWEGANVIFDAWVHPLMMGLEEHLIGMFRHDFEFVDGHQSHLGHRGGADPSAEDLRPSTVVMNPEEQGPVWTADGEAELKKIPFFVRGKVRRNTETYARQEGRMEISSETLYDAKAHYKA; encoded by the coding sequence ATGCAACTGACGCTCTGGACATACGAAGGACCGCCGCATGTTGGGGCGATGCGCATCGCCGCCTCGATGCGTGGCGTGCACTACGTGCTGCATGCGCCTCAGGGTGACACCTATGCCGACCTTCTGTTCACGATGATCGAACGGCGCGGGCAGCGCCCACCGGTGACTTACACCACCTTTCAGGCACGCGACCTGGGAGGCGACACCGCCGAACTGGTGAAGCGGACTGTGCGTGAAGCGGCGGAACGTTTCCGTCCGGATGCACTGCTGGTGGGTGAAAGCTGCACCGCTGAACTGATTCAGGATCAACCGGGAGCCCTGGCCCAGGGCATGGGACTGAGCATGCCCGTTGTGACCCTGGAACTGCCCGCGTACAGCAAGAAGGAGAACTGGGGAGCAGCGGAAACGCTTTACCAGCTTGTGCGCAATCTGCTGAAGCCCCAGGTGCCTGAGCAGCCGCAGCATGATCCCAAGGCCTGGATGGCCGTCGGCCGTCGACCTCGGGTCAATCTGATCGGTCCCTCCCTGCTGGGATTTCGATGCCGTGATGACGTACTCGAAATCCAGAGACTGCTGACCGTGCACGGCATCGATGTCGGGGTGGTCGCTCCGCTGGGAGCGCAGGTCAGTGATATCGAGCGAATCCCGCAGGCAGATCTGAATGTTTGCCTCTATCCGGAGATCGCCGAATCGAGCTGCAGCTGGCTTCAGCGGAACTTCGGAATGCCATTCACACGCACGGTTCCGATCGGCGTCAGCGCCACCCACGACTTCCTGGTGGAATTGCACACGCTGCTGGGCATGGATCCGCCCACGGCGGAGGAGGGCTATCGCAGTTCAAGGCTGCCCTGGTATTCGGAATCCGTGGATTCCACCTATCTCACAGGTAAGCGGGTGTTCATTTTTGGCGACGGCAGTCACGCCCTGGCGGCAGCTCGCATCTGCAGTGAGGAGCTCGGATTCAAAGTGGTTGGCCTTGGCACCTACAGCCGCGAGATGGCCCGATCGGTCCGAACGGCCGCCAAGGAGCTCGGCCTTGAAGCACTGATCAGCGATGACTATCTGGAGGTCGAGGCGGCCATGGCCGACGCCGCTCCCGAGCTGGTGCTTGGAACGCAGATGGAACGACACAGCGCCAAGCGCCTGGGGATCCCGTGCGCCGTGATCAGCACACCGATGCATGTGCAGGACGTTCCGGCTCGCAACAGCCCTCAGATGGGATGGGAAGGCGCCAATGTGATTTTCGACGCCTGGGTGCATCCGCTGATGATGGGACTTGAGGAACATCTGATCGGCATGTTCCGCCACGACTTTGAGTTTGTGGACGGCCATCAAAGCCACCTGGGTCATCGCGGCGGGGCAGATCCATCCGCCGAAGACCTCCGCCCATCCACCGTGGTCATGAACCCTGAAGAGCAGGGACCGGTGTGGACTGCCGATGGCGAGGCGGAACTGAAAAAAATCCCCTTCTTTGTGCGTGGCAAGGTGCGCCGAAACACCGAAACCTATGCACGCCAGGAGGGGCGTATGGAGATCAGCAGCGAAACGCTCTATGACGCAAAAGCCCACTACAAGGCATGA
- a CDS encoding ferredoxin:protochlorophyllide reductase (ATP-dependent) subunit N — translation MGANLRKESGPREVFCGLTSIVWLHRRMPDAFFLVVGSRTCAHLIQSAAGVMIFAEPRFGTAILNERDLAGLADAHDELDRVARELLARRPEIRTLFLVGSCPSEVIKLDLARAAERLNEELQGRVRVLNYSGSGIETTFTEGEDGALSALVPFLPSTEKRQLLLAGTLADAVEDRLVHLFARLGIETVCSLPPRQSTELPGVGPGTTVLLTQPFLSNTARLLKERGAKVLSSPFPLGAEGSRRWMETACRDFNLPGDRVAAVLDPLEERARIALEPHRAELSGKRIVLLPESQLEIPLARFLQRECGMELVEVGTPYLNREQMAPELELLPEGTDVTEGQHVEQQLDRVRDQHPDLVVCGMGLANPLEAEGITTKWSIELVFSPIHGIDQAGDLAELFSRPLRRRQLIHPALHPQTSTPSIHA, via the coding sequence ATGGGCGCCAATCTGCGTAAGGAATCTGGACCCCGAGAGGTGTTCTGTGGCCTGACATCGATCGTCTGGCTGCATCGACGCATGCCCGATGCCTTTTTTCTGGTTGTGGGGTCGCGCACCTGCGCCCATCTCATCCAGAGCGCAGCGGGCGTGATGATCTTTGCTGAGCCCAGATTCGGCACGGCGATTCTCAACGAACGAGACCTGGCAGGCCTGGCCGATGCCCATGATGAGCTGGACCGTGTGGCCCGTGAGTTACTGGCGCGACGTCCCGAGATCCGCACGCTGTTCCTGGTGGGTTCATGCCCGAGCGAAGTGATCAAGCTTGATCTTGCCCGCGCCGCTGAACGTCTCAACGAGGAATTGCAGGGCAGGGTTCGTGTGTTGAACTATTCCGGAAGCGGAATCGAAACCACGTTCACAGAGGGGGAGGACGGAGCTCTGTCTGCTCTGGTGCCCTTCTTACCGAGCACCGAAAAGCGACAGCTTCTGCTTGCCGGAACCCTGGCTGATGCGGTTGAGGACCGCCTGGTTCACCTGTTCGCCCGTCTGGGAATCGAGACTGTATGCAGCCTTCCGCCAAGGCAGTCCACGGAATTGCCGGGTGTTGGGCCGGGTACCACCGTGCTGCTCACCCAGCCCTTTCTGAGCAACACCGCACGCTTGCTCAAGGAACGGGGCGCCAAGGTGCTGAGTTCACCGTTTCCGCTCGGGGCGGAGGGCAGCCGCCGATGGATGGAGACAGCCTGCAGAGATTTCAACCTGCCAGGAGATCGGGTTGCTGCAGTGCTGGACCCTCTGGAAGAGAGAGCGCGCATAGCTCTTGAGCCCCACAGGGCGGAACTGTCTGGAAAACGCATTGTGCTGCTGCCGGAATCGCAGCTGGAAATTCCGCTTGCACGCTTTCTGCAGCGCGAGTGCGGTATGGAACTGGTGGAAGTTGGCACCCCTTATCTGAACCGCGAACAGATGGCGCCGGAACTGGAACTGCTGCCTGAGGGCACCGACGTGACGGAGGGTCAGCACGTGGAGCAGCAGCTGGACCGTGTTCGCGACCAGCATCCGGATCTTGTGGTGTGCGGGATGGGACTGGCCAACCCCCTGGAAGCGGAAGGCATCACCACCAAATGGTCGATCGAACTCGTGTTCAGCCCCATCCACGGCATCGACCAGGCCGGAGATCTGGCCGAATTGTTCTCACGCCCACTGCGCAGGAGGCAGCTCATTCATCCAGCACTGCATCCGCAGACATCGACACCTTCCATTCACGCCTGA
- a CDS encoding BMC domain-containing protein has protein sequence MNRFAGFDARERRVGGSALVTGTEVNSSASGASCVVTTDSESIRLKRRNSHVQSIELRTHVFIDSLQPQLAAYMGSVSQGFLPIPGDACLWMEVSPGMAVHRVTDIALKASNVRLGQMVVERAFGSMALYHRDQSTVLHSGDVVLEAIGSSIEQRNPAEVSWTEVIRAITPDHAVLINRQNRRGSMIEAGMSMFILETEPAGYVLIAANEAEKASNITLVDVKAVGAFGRLTLAGREGDVEEAAAAAMRAIEIVNRSAALR, from the coding sequence ATGAATCGTTTCGCCGGCTTCGACGCCAGGGAGCGGCGGGTTGGCGGAAGCGCTCTCGTCACCGGTACGGAGGTGAACTCTTCCGCGAGTGGTGCAAGCTGCGTGGTCACCACCGATTCAGAATCGATACGGCTGAAGCGGCGTAACAGCCATGTGCAGTCGATCGAGCTGCGCACCCATGTTTTCATCGATTCCCTGCAGCCACAGCTCGCCGCATACATGGGATCGGTGAGTCAGGGATTTCTGCCGATCCCCGGCGATGCCTGCCTCTGGATGGAGGTTTCACCAGGCATGGCCGTGCATCGTGTCACCGACATTGCCCTCAAAGCCAGCAATGTCCGTCTCGGTCAGATGGTGGTGGAGCGGGCCTTTGGTTCCATGGCTCTATACCACAGGGATCAGAGCACGGTGCTTCACTCCGGCGATGTGGTGCTGGAGGCCATCGGCAGTTCCATCGAGCAGCGGAATCCCGCCGAAGTGAGCTGGACGGAAGTGATCAGGGCGATCACCCCTGATCATGCCGTGCTGATCAATCGCCAGAACCGCCGTGGCTCGATGATCGAGGCGGGCATGAGCATGTTCATCCTGGAGACCGAACCCGCCGGCTATGTGCTGATTGCCGCGAATGAAGCGGAAAAGGCCTCAAATATCACGCTTGTCGACGTGAAGGCGGTCGGAGCCTTTGGACGTCTCACCCTGGCGGGACGTGAAGGTGATGTGGAGGAGGCTGCGGCCGCTGCCATGCGTGCAATTGAAATCGTGAACCGCAGCGCTGCACTGCGCTGA
- the bchL gene encoding ferredoxin:protochlorophyllide reductase (ATP-dependent) iron-sulfur ATP-binding protein codes for MTTTLTRPADGEGSVQVLQDPSLNIQEETLVIAVYGKGGIGKSTTSSNLSAAFSKLGKRVLQIGCDPKHDSTFTLTHKMVPTVIDILEEVDFHSEELRPEDFVFTGFNGVQCVESGGPPAGTGCGGYVTGQTVKLLKEHHLLEDTDVVIFDVLGDVVCGGFAAPLQHANYCLIVTANDFDSIFAMNRIVQAIQAKAKNYKVRLGGVVANRSADTDQIDKFNKRTGLRTMAHFKDVDAIRRSRLKKCTIFEMDDDDDAVRACRQEYLNLAQNMLDKVEPLEAVSLKDREIFDLLGFD; via the coding sequence ATGACCACGACCCTGACGCGACCAGCTGACGGAGAAGGCAGTGTGCAGGTCCTTCAGGACCCGTCGCTGAACATCCAGGAGGAGACCCTGGTGATTGCCGTCTACGGCAAGGGCGGAATCGGCAAATCGACCACCTCCTCGAATCTTTCAGCCGCCTTCTCAAAGCTGGGCAAACGGGTGCTGCAGATCGGCTGCGACCCGAAACACGACAGCACCTTCACGCTCACGCACAAGATGGTGCCGACGGTGATTGACATCCTTGAGGAAGTGGACTTCCACAGTGAAGAGCTCCGACCCGAGGATTTCGTGTTCACCGGCTTCAATGGCGTGCAATGCGTTGAGAGCGGCGGTCCCCCCGCAGGCACTGGCTGCGGGGGCTATGTCACGGGGCAAACCGTGAAGCTGCTCAAGGAGCACCATCTGCTGGAAGACACCGATGTGGTGATTTTCGATGTGCTCGGGGATGTGGTTTGCGGAGGATTTGCTGCGCCGCTGCAGCATGCGAACTACTGCCTGATTGTGACCGCCAATGATTTCGATTCGATCTTTGCGATGAACCGGATCGTCCAGGCGATCCAGGCCAAGGCCAAGAACTACAAGGTGCGACTCGGAGGCGTTGTCGCCAACCGATCCGCCGATACCGATCAGATCGATAAGTTCAACAAGCGCACGGGCCTGAGAACAATGGCTCACTTCAAGGATGTGGATGCCATTCGCCGCTCCCGCCTGAAGAAGTGCACCATCTTTGAAATGGACGACGACGACGACGCAGTACGAGCCTGTCGCCAGGAATATCTCAACCTTGCGCAGAACATGCTCGACAAGGTCGAACCCCTCGAGGCCGTCTCATTGAAGGATCGGGAAATCTTCGACCTGCTTGGGTTCGACTGA
- a CDS encoding sulfite exporter TauE/SafE family protein — translation MTLADVLLAVPLGLLAGALAGLLGIGGGLIFAPLLLWMGLSPHQALATSTFAIVPTAIGGSYTHWRARTLQLRPGLAIGLSAFATALVFSRLGRLAAGWQLLTLQALLYLLLALTIRGDRRDLGPESDQPLPLKGLTAVGSVAGLAGGMLGLGGGLLMVPLMVSGLSVPIRQAIRLSTLAVACSASAASLQFLHEGRGQWMLGLVLGAVAAFAAQWTAARLDRVNTGTLAWLLKLLSLLLAVDSGRRAVQLALQGV, via the coding sequence ATGACATTGGCTGATGTGCTTCTTGCCGTGCCATTAGGGCTCCTGGCAGGAGCTCTGGCCGGTCTGCTGGGAATCGGTGGTGGTCTGATTTTCGCGCCTCTTCTGCTTTGGATGGGCCTCAGTCCCCACCAAGCTCTGGCAACAAGCACATTTGCGATTGTGCCTACGGCGATCGGCGGCAGTTACACCCATTGGCGCGCGCGCACGCTTCAGCTCAGGCCAGGCTTGGCCATTGGTCTCTCAGCCTTTGCCACCGCGCTGGTGTTCAGCCGTCTTGGTCGACTCGCCGCAGGCTGGCAGTTGCTAACACTTCAGGCATTGCTTTATCTGCTGCTGGCGCTCACGATTCGTGGTGATCGTCGTGATCTGGGTCCTGAATCTGATCAGCCTCTGCCTTTGAAAGGTCTCACGGCCGTTGGCTCTGTTGCTGGGCTGGCGGGCGGGATGCTCGGGCTCGGCGGCGGGCTTCTGATGGTTCCATTGATGGTGAGCGGCCTGTCGGTGCCGATTCGGCAGGCGATTCGTCTCAGTACGCTGGCTGTGGCCTGCTCGGCCAGTGCCGCTTCATTGCAATTTCTCCACGAAGGACGTGGTCAGTGGATGCTGGGCCTTGTGCTCGGAGCCGTTGCTGCCTTCGCCGCCCAGTGGACGGCCGCCCGGTTGGATCGGGTGAATACCGGAACACTCGCTTGGCTGCTCAAGCTGCTGTCGCTGTTGCTGGCGGTCGACAGCGGCAGAAGGGCTGTTCAGCTGGCGTTACAGGGGGTGTGA
- the psaM gene encoding photosystem I reaction center subunit XII, which translates to MVSTLTQAEIFIALVVAAHAGILAIRLCVSLYRA; encoded by the coding sequence ATGGTCAGCACCCTTACCCAGGCCGAAATCTTCATCGCTCTCGTGGTGGCTGCACACGCCGGTATCCTCGCGATACGTCTCTGCGTGAGCCTCTATCGCGCCTGA